A section of the Kribbella sp. HUAS MG21 genome encodes:
- a CDS encoding GntR family transcriptional regulator: MHLHEAMAADLRRAIEIGELPPGAALPSEAELMERYGVSRNTVRGALKTLENSGLVTSVKGRGRRVSRREPVWIYASRSESRARRRPSGVDSWVDDLESQGRRPRTDIKVAVVQPPADVAERLRLEPGGLAAVRQRVRLADDQPWNLNDSYYPIELAREVPAILDPSDVVTGLTVHLADRGHVQTYYLDEITSRMPTPDEAKVLGIGPGIPVTIQMRTGSAKDGTPIRVTVSVLPGDRHRLLYEVPA; encoded by the coding sequence GTGCATCTGCACGAGGCGATGGCGGCCGACCTGAGGCGCGCGATCGAAATCGGAGAGCTTCCGCCAGGCGCTGCGCTGCCCAGTGAGGCAGAACTGATGGAGCGCTACGGCGTCTCTCGAAACACGGTTCGTGGCGCTCTGAAAACGCTTGAGAACTCCGGGCTTGTCACGAGCGTCAAGGGGCGTGGACGGCGCGTCAGCCGACGCGAACCCGTGTGGATCTACGCCTCCCGATCGGAAAGCCGGGCGCGCAGGCGACCATCGGGCGTTGATTCATGGGTCGACGACCTAGAGAGTCAAGGCCGGCGACCCCGCACGGACATCAAGGTCGCAGTAGTGCAACCTCCGGCCGACGTCGCCGAGCGGTTGCGCCTCGAGCCCGGCGGCCTGGCCGCTGTTCGACAGCGCGTGCGTCTAGCCGACGACCAGCCGTGGAACCTCAATGACTCGTACTACCCGATCGAGCTTGCCCGTGAGGTGCCGGCGATCCTGGATCCAAGCGACGTGGTGACTGGCCTGACTGTCCACCTCGCTGACCGCGGTCATGTTCAGACCTACTACCTCGATGAGATCACGAGCCGCATGCCCACTCCGGACGAGGCAAAGGTCCTCGGAATCGGCCCCGGCATTCCCGTCACGATCCAGATGCGTACCGGCAGCGCAAAGGACGGCACTCCCATCCGGGTGACCGTCAGCGTGCTGCCTGGGGACCGGCATCGACTGCTTTACGAGGTTCCGGCATGA
- a CDS encoding GNAT family N-acetyltransferase has protein sequence MTRIKQATPPDLDAFLDVLSAATARLHARGINQWPPRFAVSKVLPDIQAGRAYVVRDEQGGAVGTAILSEHGDSDFWTPDELAEPAYYVSKIATVDGYSGLGSALLDWCGREAARRGGTLLRLDAWRTNSDLQKYYLAQGFRHVRTVELPHRNSGALFERPARNVTTDAMRDHGLADASPTKVR, from the coding sequence ATGACGCGCATCAAGCAGGCGACGCCCCCTGATCTGGACGCCTTTCTCGATGTGCTGTCCGCTGCGACGGCGCGATTGCACGCGCGCGGGATCAACCAGTGGCCGCCCCGGTTCGCTGTGAGCAAGGTTCTGCCGGACATCCAGGCTGGCCGAGCCTACGTAGTTCGCGATGAGCAGGGCGGCGCCGTCGGTACCGCCATCCTCAGTGAGCATGGCGATAGCGACTTCTGGACACCGGACGAACTGGCCGAACCCGCCTACTACGTGAGCAAGATCGCGACCGTGGACGGCTACAGCGGGCTTGGATCAGCACTGCTGGACTGGTGCGGACGCGAAGCCGCGCGGCGCGGTGGCACGTTGCTGCGGCTTGACGCGTGGCGGACGAACTCTGACCTGCAGAAGTACTACCTTGCGCAGGGTTTCCGCCATGTGCGCACCGTCGAGCTGCCGCATCGGAACTCGGGCGCCTTGTTCGAACGGCCGGCCCGCAATGTGACCACGGATGCGATGCGGGATCACGGACTTGCCGATGCCTCACCTACGAAGGTCAGGTAG
- a CDS encoding DNA methyltransferase — translation MTSSSVDVDTGVLYREDNITALSRMPTNSVDLVYLDPPFFSNRSYEVIWGDEAEVRSFEDRWEGGIQVYIEWMRSRVRQLHRVLKVSGSLYMHCDPHASHYLKVMLDEVFMPTNFRSEVIWKRTGSHNSARRWGPQHDALLFYSKSEAFKWNKIFQAYDVSYVEEKFKFKDERGRYQDVSLTGPGRRTGDSGAPWRGVDPTLIGRHWQPPALMYDYFERLTGRSLAALSMIERLEEVNRAGLIHWPTKKGGQPRFKQYLHISPGVPLQDVVVDIRPINSRAAERLGYPTQKPEALLKRIIESSSDAGDVVLDPFCGCGTAVSAAQQLGRRWVGIDISPTAMEIIRQRMRRVTDAPIRVLGMPDSEESLRQLKPFEFQNWVIQKFVGTHSPRKSGDMGIDGYSFMVNNPIQVKRSDRVGRNVIDNFETAMRRGRHDTGYIVAFSFTRNAREEVARARWSDGLNVRLITVKDLLKPRLDDKIPELASVTELPLPPARSADALPLPEELIASDTAS, via the coding sequence ATGACTTCATCATCAGTTGACGTCGATACAGGAGTCCTCTATCGCGAGGACAACATCACTGCGCTCTCGCGTATGCCGACCAACAGTGTCGACTTGGTGTACCTCGATCCGCCATTCTTCTCAAACAGGTCATATGAAGTGATCTGGGGTGATGAGGCAGAGGTGCGCTCATTCGAAGATCGTTGGGAGGGAGGCATTCAGGTCTATATCGAATGGATGCGCAGCCGCGTCCGGCAGTTGCATCGTGTTCTGAAGGTCTCGGGATCTCTATATATGCACTGCGATCCGCATGCGAGTCATTACCTGAAAGTGATGTTGGATGAGGTATTCATGCCCACCAACTTCCGCAGTGAGGTCATTTGGAAGCGGACAGGTTCGCACAACTCTGCGCGACGCTGGGGTCCGCAGCACGACGCTCTCTTGTTTTACTCAAAGTCAGAAGCATTTAAATGGAACAAGATCTTTCAGGCCTACGATGTCAGTTATGTCGAGGAGAAATTCAAATTCAAGGATGAGCGAGGGCGCTACCAAGACGTGTCGCTCACCGGACCGGGTCGCCGTACTGGTGACTCCGGTGCTCCGTGGCGAGGTGTCGACCCGACCTTGATCGGTCGACATTGGCAACCGCCAGCACTCATGTACGACTATTTCGAGCGGCTCACTGGCCGCTCGCTAGCGGCGCTGTCCATGATCGAACGCCTGGAGGAGGTGAACCGCGCCGGTCTGATCCATTGGCCGACGAAGAAGGGCGGACAGCCGAGGTTCAAGCAGTATCTTCATATATCCCCGGGTGTTCCACTCCAGGATGTGGTGGTGGATATTCGCCCAATCAACTCTCGGGCAGCCGAAAGGCTGGGTTATCCGACACAGAAGCCCGAAGCCCTTCTCAAGCGCATCATCGAGTCAAGCAGTGACGCAGGTGATGTCGTGCTGGACCCGTTCTGTGGGTGTGGAACGGCGGTCTCGGCGGCGCAGCAACTCGGGCGTCGATGGGTCGGCATTGATATCAGCCCGACCGCGATGGAGATTATTCGACAACGCATGCGGAGGGTTACGGATGCCCCGATTCGGGTTCTCGGAATGCCAGACTCCGAGGAGTCCCTGCGACAACTGAAGCCGTTCGAGTTCCAAAATTGGGTAATCCAGAAGTTTGTGGGTACCCACTCACCTCGCAAGTCAGGGGATATGGGGATCGATGGCTACAGCTTCATGGTTAACAATCCAATTCAGGTGAAGCGGTCCGACCGGGTCGGGAGGAATGTCATCGACAACTTTGAGACTGCGATGCGCCGGGGCCGACACGACACTGGCTACATCGTCGCGTTCAGCTTCACCCGCAACGCCCGGGAGGAAGTGGCCCGGGCCCGGTGGTCAGACGGCCTGAACGTCCGACTCATCACTGTCAAAGACCTCCTCAAGCCACGACTCGACGACAAGATCCCCGAACTTGCCTCCGTAACCGAGCTTCCTCTGCCGCCGGCGCGTTCCGCCGATGCCCTTCCGCTGCCTGAGGAACTGATCGCGAGCGATACGGCTAGCTAG
- a CDS encoding GNAT family N-acetyltransferase codes for MELAVLGADDWPIAREVRLRALKDSPTAYLADYEAEVTVGEDGWRERFTRMRWVVAREEQRVIGLASSVRVAGRPSYERHIESVWVDPRYRRHGVLRAVLGHLSVADPGVTEWRVWVLDTNTVAREVYDRLGFSPTGERQLLPDGSGRGEIRLRFGG; via the coding sequence TTGGAACTCGCCGTACTCGGTGCTGACGACTGGCCGATCGCCCGGGAGGTGCGCCTCCGGGCGCTGAAGGATTCGCCGACGGCGTACCTCGCGGACTACGAGGCCGAGGTGACCGTCGGCGAGGACGGCTGGCGGGAGCGCTTCACCCGGATGCGCTGGGTGGTGGCCCGGGAGGAGCAGCGCGTCATCGGGCTGGCGAGCTCGGTCCGGGTCGCGGGCAGGCCGTCGTACGAACGGCACATCGAGTCGGTGTGGGTCGACCCGCGGTACCGCCGGCACGGCGTACTGCGGGCCGTCCTCGGCCACCTGTCCGTCGCCGACCCCGGGGTCACCGAGTGGCGGGTGTGGGTGCTGGACACCAACACGGTCGCCCGCGAGGTGTACGACCGCCTCGGCTTCAGCCCCACCGGCGAACGCCAACTCCTACCCGACGGCTCCGGCCGCGGCGAGATCCGCCTCCGCTTCGGTGGGTAA
- a CDS encoding serine hydrolase domain-containing protein produces MLVGLMTAAALAVGPSVVASPKHLQEGLDGVAAIGALAEVRDGGRVWRGSSGVAELGSSRKVPVAGRFRIGSVTKTFVATVVLRLVAERRLGLDDSVERWLPGVVPNGENITVRQLLNHTSGLYDFKDTLPMPPSPEFYALRYRTWTAPEQIERALAHPPVFEEPGSRYDYSNTNYLLVGEIIQKVTGRTYAEEIERRLIRPLHLHGTTLPGTSPYIKGPHPHGYLPKDGGMVDYTELNPTLFGAGGDMISTTRDLNRFFAALLGGRLLPAELLAEMKTPGTANGRYGLGLSWHDTTCKVRVYGNDGDALAYQAYSFATEDTRRQATVAVTPRLPVNPDDSVEAFLDRAFC; encoded by the coding sequence ATGCTGGTGGGATTGATGACGGCCGCGGCGCTGGCCGTGGGTCCGTCGGTGGTTGCTTCGCCCAAGCACTTGCAGGAGGGCCTCGACGGGGTGGCGGCGATCGGCGCGCTCGCCGAGGTTCGGGACGGCGGACGGGTGTGGCGCGGCAGCAGCGGCGTCGCGGAACTCGGCAGTTCGCGCAAGGTCCCGGTGGCGGGGCGGTTCCGGATCGGCAGCGTCACGAAGACGTTCGTCGCCACCGTCGTACTGCGACTCGTCGCCGAGCGGCGCCTCGGCCTCGACGACTCCGTGGAGCGCTGGCTGCCGGGCGTCGTACCGAACGGCGAGAACATCACCGTGCGCCAGTTGCTCAACCACACCAGCGGTTTGTACGACTTCAAGGACACGCTGCCGATGCCGCCGAGCCCCGAGTTCTACGCGCTCCGATACCGGACCTGGACCGCTCCCGAGCAGATCGAGCGCGCACTCGCGCACCCGCCGGTGTTCGAGGAGCCCGGTTCGCGGTACGACTACTCGAACACCAACTACCTGCTCGTCGGCGAGATCATCCAGAAGGTCACCGGCCGGACGTACGCCGAGGAGATCGAGCGGCGCCTGATCCGTCCGCTGCACCTGCACGGTACGACGCTTCCCGGCACGTCGCCGTACATCAAGGGACCGCACCCGCACGGGTACCTGCCGAAGGACGGCGGGATGGTCGACTACACCGAGCTGAACCCGACGCTGTTCGGCGCGGGCGGCGACATGATCTCCACGACGCGGGACCTGAACCGGTTCTTCGCGGCGCTGCTCGGCGGACGCCTGCTGCCCGCGGAACTGCTCGCGGAGATGAAGACGCCGGGCACCGCGAACGGCAGGTACGGCCTCGGCCTCTCGTGGCACGACACCACCTGCAAGGTGCGGGTCTACGGCAACGACGGCGACGCGCTCGCGTACCAGGCCTACTCGTTCGCCACCGAGGACACCCGGCGGCAGGCGACCGTGGCCGTCACCCCGCGGCTCCCTGTGAACCCGGACGACTCCGTCGAGGCGTTCCTCGACCGGGCCTTCTGCTGA
- a CDS encoding YegP family protein: protein MAGKFELYKDKSGEFRFRLKAGNGEVIASSSESYGSKAAALNGIDSIKRNAAEASVDDQTD from the coding sequence ATGGCGGGGAAGTTCGAGCTGTACAAGGACAAGTCCGGTGAGTTCCGGTTCCGCTTGAAGGCCGGCAACGGCGAGGTGATCGCGAGCAGCAGCGAGAGCTACGGCAGCAAGGCGGCCGCGCTGAACGGGATCGACTCGATCAAGCGGAACGCCGCCGAGGCGAGCGTCGACGACCAGACCGACTGA
- a CDS encoding YciI family protein, producing the protein MKYLLILNINPDVLAALPAEEQQAIGAGHQKFMDTIKASGEFHSTVALQQPAQSSVVKVRNGVPAVTDGPFVESKEFLGGYYLVDVASRDRAHELAAMIPDAGIEGLGVEVRGIEFADGI; encoded by the coding sequence GTGAAGTACCTGCTGATCCTGAACATCAACCCCGACGTCCTCGCCGCGCTGCCCGCGGAGGAGCAGCAGGCCATCGGCGCCGGGCACCAGAAGTTCATGGACACCATCAAGGCGTCCGGCGAGTTCCACAGCACGGTCGCCCTGCAGCAGCCGGCGCAGTCGTCGGTGGTCAAGGTGCGCAACGGCGTACCGGCCGTCACCGACGGGCCGTTCGTGGAGTCGAAGGAGTTCCTCGGCGGCTACTACCTGGTCGACGTGGCCTCCCGGGACCGCGCGCACGAGCTCGCGGCGATGATCCCGGACGCCGGCATCGAGGGCCTCGGCGTCGAGGTCCGCGGCATCGAGTTCGCGGACGGGATCTGA
- a CDS encoding pyridoxal-phosphate dependent enzyme gives MAELSLTDVRAAAERLAGVAHRTPVLTSRTLDERVGARVFLKAENFQRIGAFKFRGAYNAISRLGPEQLAAGVAAYSSGNHAQAVALAARLAGTPAVILMPEDAPPTKLAATRGYGAEVVTYDRYTQDRTALAKELAAKRGRTLIPPYDHHDVMAGQGTVALELIEEVGHLGALLVPVGGGGLMAGCATAATTLSPGIRMIGVEPAAGDDHARSLAAGERVEIAIPRTIADGQAISTPGELTFAVNRKLVESFELVTDAEIVAAMAFAFERLKIVLEPSGASALAALLAGRIHGLPERVGVVLSGGNVGLERFRELLGTS, from the coding sequence ATGGCCGAGCTGAGTCTCACAGATGTCCGGGCCGCCGCGGAGCGGCTGGCCGGGGTCGCCCACCGTACGCCGGTGCTCACCTCGCGGACGCTCGACGAGCGCGTCGGGGCGCGGGTCTTCCTGAAGGCGGAGAACTTCCAGCGGATCGGCGCGTTCAAGTTCCGCGGCGCCTACAACGCGATCAGCCGACTCGGCCCGGAGCAGCTCGCGGCTGGCGTGGCGGCGTACTCGTCGGGCAACCACGCGCAGGCGGTCGCGCTGGCGGCACGGCTCGCCGGGACGCCGGCGGTGATCCTGATGCCCGAGGACGCCCCGCCGACGAAGCTCGCGGCCACCCGCGGGTACGGCGCCGAGGTGGTCACGTACGACCGGTACACCCAGGACCGGACCGCGCTGGCGAAGGAGCTGGCCGCGAAGCGCGGACGGACGCTGATCCCGCCGTACGACCACCACGACGTGATGGCCGGACAGGGGACGGTCGCGCTCGAGCTGATCGAGGAGGTCGGGCACCTCGGCGCGCTGCTGGTCCCGGTCGGCGGCGGCGGGCTGATGGCCGGCTGCGCGACCGCGGCGACGACGCTGTCGCCCGGGATCCGGATGATCGGGGTCGAGCCGGCCGCGGGCGACGACCACGCCCGGTCGTTGGCGGCGGGCGAGCGGGTGGAGATCGCGATACCGCGAACGATCGCGGACGGGCAGGCGATCTCGACGCCGGGCGAGCTGACGTTCGCGGTGAACCGGAAGCTGGTGGAGTCGTTCGAACTGGTCACCGACGCGGAGATCGTGGCCGCGATGGCGTTCGCGTTCGAGCGGTTGAAGATCGTCCTGGAGCCGAGCGGGGCCAGCGCGCTGGCAGCGCTGCTGGCCGGGCGGATCCACGGGCTGCCCGAGCGCGTCGGAGTGGTGCTGTCCGGCGGGAACGTCGGCCTGGAACGCTTCCGGGAACTGCTCGGAACTAGCTGA
- a CDS encoding NlpC/P60 family protein: MPVTARRTSLLRAVRQTAESSTDRPTGRTLAKHRRTTKPGAPRAAAAVLSVGLAVGGGAALSITTPSTASAATTSTTATSTPRGYWTVSSKPLLRFRDRGPTVKYVQKALHLGPDGYFGTSTVRVLKKFQTSWGLKATGYTDKKTWGRLTWAAKHKVLYGPYGTSSASKSTFRAKVLREAAKLKGTPYRYGGTSPRGFDCSGYTGYVYKKAGKKLPRTSRQQYSATKHISRKAAKPGDLIFFRNSGGGVYHVGIYAGGNMLWHSSKPGVPVKKGKIWASNVAFGRV; the protein is encoded by the coding sequence ATGCCCGTCACTGCCCGACGGACGTCGCTGCTGCGCGCCGTCCGCCAGACCGCCGAGTCCAGTACCGACCGGCCCACCGGCCGGACCCTGGCGAAGCACCGCAGGACCACGAAGCCGGGTGCACCGCGTGCCGCAGCCGCCGTCCTCTCGGTCGGCCTCGCTGTCGGCGGTGGAGCCGCACTCAGCATCACCACCCCGTCGACCGCCTCGGCGGCGACCACCTCGACCACCGCGACCAGCACCCCGCGGGGCTACTGGACCGTGTCGAGCAAGCCGCTGCTCCGCTTCCGCGACCGCGGCCCGACCGTCAAGTACGTCCAGAAGGCCCTGCACCTGGGTCCGGACGGCTACTTCGGCACCAGCACCGTCCGGGTGCTGAAGAAGTTCCAGACCTCCTGGGGTCTGAAGGCCACCGGCTACACCGACAAGAAGACCTGGGGCCGGCTGACCTGGGCCGCCAAGCACAAGGTCCTCTACGGTCCGTACGGCACCTCGTCCGCGTCCAAGTCGACGTTCCGGGCCAAGGTGCTCCGGGAGGCCGCGAAGCTCAAGGGCACGCCGTACCGCTACGGCGGCACGTCGCCCCGCGGCTTCGACTGCTCCGGGTACACCGGCTACGTGTACAAGAAGGCCGGCAAGAAGCTGCCGCGTACGTCGCGCCAGCAGTACAGCGCGACCAAGCACATCAGCCGCAAGGCCGCCAAGCCCGGCGACCTGATCTTCTTCCGGAACAGCGGCGGCGGCGTGTACCACGTCGGCATCTACGCCGGCGGCAACATGCTGTGGCACTCCTCGAAGCCGGGTGTCCCGGTGAAGAAGGGCAAGATCTGGGCCAGCAACGTGGCGTTCGGCCGCGTCTGA
- a CDS encoding response regulator transcription factor has product MTRLLIVDDEALVRAGLKMILESDDALEVVAEAEDGADAAAMVTKHKPDVVLMDIRMPRLDGLAATREVQALPDPPKIVVLTTFDLDDYVFRALQAGASGFLLKDTPPRELVQAIKVVAAGDAMLSPAVTRRLIGHFAGDPRADRKRTAQERIGRLTEREREVLVEVGRGLQNADIGRKLFMSEATVKAHVSRALVKLEATNRVQVAILAYEAGLLDD; this is encoded by the coding sequence ATGACGCGGCTGCTGATCGTGGACGACGAGGCGCTGGTGCGGGCCGGGCTGAAGATGATCCTCGAGTCCGACGACGCCCTCGAGGTGGTCGCCGAGGCGGAGGACGGCGCGGACGCGGCCGCGATGGTGACCAAGCACAAGCCGGACGTCGTGCTGATGGACATCCGGATGCCGCGGCTCGACGGGCTGGCCGCGACGCGCGAGGTCCAGGCGCTGCCGGATCCGCCGAAGATCGTCGTACTGACGACGTTCGACCTGGACGACTACGTGTTCCGCGCGCTGCAGGCCGGCGCGAGCGGGTTCTTGCTCAAGGACACGCCGCCGCGGGAGCTGGTGCAGGCGATCAAGGTGGTGGCGGCCGGGGACGCGATGCTGTCGCCGGCGGTCACCCGGCGGTTGATCGGGCACTTCGCGGGCGACCCGCGCGCCGACCGGAAGCGTACGGCGCAGGAGCGGATCGGCAGGCTCACCGAACGCGAGCGAGAGGTCCTGGTCGAGGTCGGCCGCGGCCTACAGAACGCCGACATCGGCCGCAAGCTCTTCATGAGCGAGGCCACGGTCAAGGCGCACGTCTCGCGAGCGCTCGTGAAGCTCGAGGCAACTAATCGCGTCCAGGTCGCGATCCTCGCGTACGAGGCCGGCCTGCTGGACGACTGA
- a CDS encoding histidine kinase: MRRLRRWYAWWVRHAPRLRDVMYVGFSLLTIVLQAASGSGGWDPKDWYVLGAGVIASFALLWRRRFPVTVTTISILAMLTAAIFVPMGLALLTLAIRRRDVSLAILGSAAYAAYVLNAVATEGQVLAAVFTGPFLVGSWIAVGAYVGARRDLMASLRDRAERAEAERELRSDQARLGERSRIAQEMHDVLAHKVSLIALHAGGLEVNPTVGPDKVEGSAKLIRETARQAMEDLREVLGVLRSDLSVDGADLTPVPKASDLERLITASRDAGVTVGYDVTLPDDVPSSLGRTVYRVVQESLTNVHKHARGAATDVQVHGKPDDGVTVQVTNVRPVAAGSLLPGAGAGLVGLRERVQLVGGRLSTGPTPEGGWRVEAWLPWSREPSGPQLPDLKSALHGDEGER; the protein is encoded by the coding sequence ATGCGACGGTTGCGCCGGTGGTACGCCTGGTGGGTCAGGCATGCCCCGCGCCTCCGTGACGTGATGTACGTCGGCTTCAGCCTGCTGACGATCGTGCTGCAGGCAGCCTCCGGCTCAGGCGGCTGGGACCCCAAGGACTGGTACGTGCTCGGGGCCGGCGTGATCGCGTCGTTCGCGCTGCTCTGGCGCCGGCGCTTCCCGGTCACCGTCACCACGATCAGCATCCTGGCCATGCTGACCGCGGCCATCTTCGTACCGATGGGACTCGCCCTGCTGACGCTGGCGATCCGCCGACGCGACGTCTCGCTCGCGATCCTCGGATCGGCCGCGTACGCCGCGTACGTCCTGAACGCCGTCGCCACCGAGGGACAGGTCCTGGCCGCCGTCTTCACCGGACCGTTCCTGGTCGGCTCGTGGATCGCCGTCGGCGCGTACGTCGGTGCGCGCCGGGACCTGATGGCGTCGCTGCGGGACCGCGCCGAGCGGGCCGAGGCCGAGCGTGAGCTGCGCAGCGATCAGGCCCGCCTGGGCGAGCGGTCCCGGATCGCCCAGGAGATGCACGACGTGCTCGCGCACAAGGTCTCGCTGATCGCCCTGCACGCGGGCGGCCTCGAGGTGAACCCGACGGTCGGCCCGGACAAGGTCGAGGGCTCGGCCAAGCTCATCCGGGAGACCGCGCGGCAGGCGATGGAGGACCTCCGCGAGGTCCTCGGCGTACTGCGCTCCGACCTGAGCGTCGACGGCGCGGACCTCACCCCGGTCCCGAAGGCGTCGGACCTCGAGCGGCTGATCACCGCCTCCCGCGACGCCGGCGTCACGGTCGGGTACGACGTCACGCTGCCGGACGACGTACCGAGCTCGCTCGGGCGAACCGTCTACCGGGTCGTGCAGGAGTCGCTGACCAACGTGCACAAGCACGCGCGTGGCGCCGCGACCGACGTACAGGTGCACGGCAAGCCTGACGACGGGGTGACAGTACAGGTGACGAACGTACGGCCGGTGGCTGCTGGTTCACTGCTGCCGGGCGCCGGTGCCGGGCTGGTCGGCCTGCGGGAGCGGGTGCAGCTCGTCGGCGGCCGGCTATCGACCGGGCCGACACCGGAAGGTGGCTGGCGTGTGGAAGCCTGGCTGCCCTGGTCGCGCGAGCCCTCCGGTCCACAGCTGCCGGACCTGAAGAGCGCGTTGCACGGAGACGAAGGAGAGCGATGA
- a CDS encoding ABC transporter ATP-binding protein has translation MITVENLTKRYGSTTAVQDVSFTVEPGSITGFLGPNGAGKSTTLRMLTGLTPPTSGTATITGKRYADLPNPGRVVGVMLDAAAQHPGRTGRETLLLNASLLGVPKSRTDEMLEAVGLSHAAKRRVGQYSLGMRQRLGIAAALLGDPAVLILDEPANGMDPEGIRWMRGLLQDFASRGGTVVLSSHLLGEVQATVDRLVVIGGGRIVANGSLEELLAGSGTVVRGLDPAGLRAALTAAGLQPEPTQDGALRVDATAEQVGRAAAAAGQILLELRQSDGAGLEDLFFQLTAEPAAA, from the coding sequence ATGATCACCGTCGAGAACCTGACCAAGCGCTACGGCAGCACCACGGCTGTCCAGGACGTGTCGTTCACCGTCGAGCCGGGCAGCATCACCGGCTTCCTCGGGCCGAACGGCGCCGGCAAGTCCACCACGCTGCGGATGCTCACCGGTCTGACGCCGCCGACCTCCGGCACCGCCACGATCACCGGCAAGCGGTACGCCGACCTGCCGAACCCGGGGCGCGTCGTCGGGGTCATGCTGGACGCCGCCGCGCAGCACCCGGGCCGCACCGGCCGCGAGACCCTGCTGCTGAACGCCAGCCTGCTCGGGGTGCCGAAGTCCCGCACCGACGAGATGCTCGAAGCGGTCGGGCTCAGCCACGCCGCCAAGCGCCGCGTCGGGCAGTACTCGCTCGGCATGCGGCAGCGGCTGGGCATCGCCGCGGCGCTGCTCGGCGACCCCGCCGTCCTGATCCTCGACGAACCCGCGAACGGGATGGACCCGGAGGGCATCCGGTGGATGCGCGGGCTGCTGCAGGACTTCGCCTCCCGCGGCGGCACGGTGGTGCTGTCCAGTCACCTGCTGGGCGAGGTCCAGGCGACCGTCGACCGGCTGGTCGTCATCGGGGGCGGCCGGATCGTCGCCAATGGCTCCCTGGAGGAGCTGCTGGCCGGCTCCGGCACGGTCGTCCGCGGTCTCGACCCGGCGGGGCTGCGCGCGGCGCTCACCGCGGCCGGACTGCAGCCCGAGCCGACGCAGGACGGCGCGCTGCGCGTCGACGCCACCGCCGAGCAGGTCGGGCGCGCCGCCGCCGCTGCCGGTCAGATCCTTCTCGAACTCCGCCAGAGCGACGGCGCCGGCCTGGAGGACCTGTTCTTCCAGCTGACCGCCGAGCCTGCCGCCGCCTGA
- a CDS encoding ABC transporter permease: protein MTTVTDVAPVTPAKHRAEVATSLPPARGQSFLKLVAIELRKSVDTRSGRALIAAILLLAVVAIGWQLTHLPDGTVGLDGFLGAASAGPMLILPVIGVMAMTSEWTQRTALTTFTLSPRRVRIQLAKFVSAIVLSAVVTTVVILLALAGTALAGAVTDHETSYAGLGGQFAGGYLTVALNVVMGAAFGAVIAQTAVAILVYFIAPTAWALAGPALFKDNANWLDVFGALGRIAERDLHGMVPETLTAVGVWIVLPTIVGLWASSRREVK from the coding sequence ATGACCACCGTGACCGACGTCGCACCCGTGACGCCCGCCAAGCACCGGGCCGAGGTGGCGACCAGCCTGCCGCCCGCCCGCGGCCAGTCGTTCCTGAAGCTCGTCGCGATCGAGCTCCGCAAGTCCGTCGACACCCGCAGCGGCCGGGCTCTGATCGCCGCGATCCTGCTGCTGGCCGTGGTCGCGATCGGCTGGCAGCTCACCCATCTCCCGGACGGCACGGTCGGGCTGGACGGTTTCCTCGGCGCGGCGTCCGCCGGTCCGATGCTGATCCTGCCCGTCATCGGCGTGATGGCGATGACCTCGGAGTGGACCCAGCGGACCGCGCTGACCACGTTCACGCTCTCGCCGCGGCGGGTGCGGATCCAGCTGGCCAAGTTCGTCTCGGCGATCGTGCTGAGCGCGGTCGTGACGACCGTCGTCATCCTGCTCGCGCTCGCCGGGACCGCGCTGGCCGGGGCCGTGACCGACCACGAGACGTCGTACGCCGGTCTGGGCGGGCAGTTCGCCGGGGGCTATCTGACCGTGGCGCTGAACGTGGTGATGGGCGCCGCGTTCGGCGCGGTGATCGCGCAGACCGCGGTCGCGATCCTGGTGTACTTCATCGCGCCGACCGCCTGGGCGCTGGCCGGGCCGGCGCTGTTCAAGGACAACGCGAACTGGCTGGACGTGTTCGGCGCGCTGGGCCGGATCGCCGAGCGCGACCTGCACGGGATGGTGCCCGAGACGCTCACCGCGGTCGGGGTCTGGATCGTCCTGCCGACCATCGTCGGACTGTGGGCAAGCTCACGTCGCGAGGTCAAGTAG
- a CDS encoding DUF3073 domain-containing protein — translation MGRGRAKAKQTKVARDLKYRTWDTDLDQLKRELSGEQGGNRSANGDNDGDDYDADDYHPRR, via the coding sequence ATGGGGCGCGGCCGTGCAAAGGCCAAGCAGACGAAGGTCGCACGCGACCTGAAGTACCGCACCTGGGACACCGACTTGGACCAGCTCAAGCGAGAGCTGTCCGGTGAGCAGGGTGGGAACCGTTCTGCGAACGGCGACAACGACGGCGACGACTACGACGCCGACGACTACCACCCCCGTCGGTAA